In Amia ocellicauda isolate fAmiCal2 chromosome 5, fAmiCal2.hap1, whole genome shotgun sequence, a genomic segment contains:
- the LOC136749962 gene encoding casein kinase I isoform X2 — protein MELRVGNRYRLGRKIGSGSFGDIYLGKQATEATSSGSTKGTDISVGEEVAIKLECVKTKHPQLHIESKIYKMMQGGVGIPTIKWCGAEGDYNVMVMELLGPSLEDLFNFCSRKFSLKTVLLLADQMISRIEYIHSKNFIHRDVKPDNFLMGLGKKGNLVYIIDFGLAKKYRDARTHQHIPYRENKNLTGTARYASINTHLGIEQSRRDDLESLGYVLMYFNLGSLPWQGLKAATKRQKYERISEKKMSTPIEVLCKGYPSEFATYLNFCRSLRFDDKPDYSYLRQLFRNLFHRQGFSYDYVFDWNMLKFGANRAAEDAERERRDREERLRHTRNPGTRGIPSASGRPRGTQDVAPPTPLTPTSHTANTSPRPVSGMDRERKVSMRLHRGAPVNISSSDLTGRQDTSRMSTSQNSIPFDHHGK, from the exons atGGAACTGAGAGTGGGAAACAGATACAGACTGGGCAGGAAGATTGGAAGTGGATCTTTTGGAGATATTTATTTGG GAAAACAAGCTACAGAAGCTACTAGCAGTGGCAGCACAAAAG gcacTGATATTTCTGTTGGAGAAGAAGTTGCCATAAAGCTAGAAtgtgtgaaaacaaaacacCCTCAGCTGCACATCGAGAGCAAGATCTACAAAATGATGCAGGGGGGAG TTGGCATTCCCACGATCAAATGGTGTGGCGCTGAGGGAGATTATAACGTGATGGTCATGGAGTTACTGGGACCTAGTCTCGAGGACCTGTTCAACTTTTGCTCGCGGAAATTCAGCTTGAAGACAGTGTTGCTTCTAGCAGACCAGATG ATCAGCCGTATTGAGTATATCCACTCCAAGAACTTCATCCACAGAGATGTGAAACCAGACAACTTCTTGATGGGGCTGGGGAAAAAAGGCAACCTTGTTTACATCATTGACTTTGGTTTGGCCAAGAAATACCGGGATGCTCGCACACACCAGCACATCCCCTACCGTGAGAACAAGAACCTTACCGGCACGGCGCGCTACGCCTCCATCAACACACATCTGGGAATAG AGCAGTCCCGTCGAGATGACCTAGAGTCCCTGGGCTATGTGCTGATGTACTTCAACCTGGGCTCTCTGCCCTGGCAAGGCCTGAAAGCAGCCACCAAAAGGCAGAAATATGAGCGCATCAGTGAGAAGAAAATGTCTACCCCCATCGAAGTCCTCTGCAAGGGATACCCCT CTGAATTTGCCACATACCTCAACTTCTGCCGTTCCCTGCGCTTCGACGACAAGCCGGACTACTCCTACCTGAGACAGCTGTTCAGGAACTTGTTCCACAGACAAGGCTTTTCCTATGACTACGTGTTCGACTGGAATATGCTCAAGTTT GGTGCCAACAGAGCTGCAGAAGATGCAGAGCGCGAGAGGAGGGACAGAGAGGAGCGACTGAGACACACCAGGAACCCGGGCACCAGGGGCATTCCCTCTGCCTCTGGGAGACCAAGAGGAACGCAGGATGTCGCCCCCCCTACCCCACTAACCCCCACCTCTCACACCG CAAACACGTCGCCGCGCCCAGTGTCAGGGATGGACAGGGAACGGAAAGTCAGTATGAGATTGCACCGCGGAGCCCCCGTCAACATCTCCTCCTCTGACCTCACTGGGCGGCAGGACACCTCACGCATGTCCACGTCACAG AATAGCATTCCCTTCGATCACCACGGCAAGTAG
- the LOC136749962 gene encoding casein kinase I isoform X4: MELRVGNRYRLGRKIGSGSFGDIYLGTDISVGEEVAIKLECVKTKHPQLHIESKIYKMMQGGVGIPTIKWCGAEGDYNVMVMELLGPSLEDLFNFCSRKFSLKTVLLLADQMISRIEYIHSKNFIHRDVKPDNFLMGLGKKGNLVYIIDFGLAKKYRDARTHQHIPYRENKNLTGTARYASINTHLGIEQSRRDDLESLGYVLMYFNLGSLPWQGLKAATKRQKYERISEKKMSTPIEVLCKGYPSEFATYLNFCRSLRFDDKPDYSYLRQLFRNLFHRQGFSYDYVFDWNMLKFGANRAAEDAERERRDREERLRHTRNPGTRGIPSASGRPRGTQDVAPPTPLTPTSHTANTSPRPVSGMDRERKVSMRLHRGAPVNISSSDLTGRQDTSRMSTSQNSIPFDHHGK; this comes from the exons atGGAACTGAGAGTGGGAAACAGATACAGACTGGGCAGGAAGATTGGAAGTGGATCTTTTGGAGATATTTATTTGG gcacTGATATTTCTGTTGGAGAAGAAGTTGCCATAAAGCTAGAAtgtgtgaaaacaaaacacCCTCAGCTGCACATCGAGAGCAAGATCTACAAAATGATGCAGGGGGGAG TTGGCATTCCCACGATCAAATGGTGTGGCGCTGAGGGAGATTATAACGTGATGGTCATGGAGTTACTGGGACCTAGTCTCGAGGACCTGTTCAACTTTTGCTCGCGGAAATTCAGCTTGAAGACAGTGTTGCTTCTAGCAGACCAGATG ATCAGCCGTATTGAGTATATCCACTCCAAGAACTTCATCCACAGAGATGTGAAACCAGACAACTTCTTGATGGGGCTGGGGAAAAAAGGCAACCTTGTTTACATCATTGACTTTGGTTTGGCCAAGAAATACCGGGATGCTCGCACACACCAGCACATCCCCTACCGTGAGAACAAGAACCTTACCGGCACGGCGCGCTACGCCTCCATCAACACACATCTGGGAATAG AGCAGTCCCGTCGAGATGACCTAGAGTCCCTGGGCTATGTGCTGATGTACTTCAACCTGGGCTCTCTGCCCTGGCAAGGCCTGAAAGCAGCCACCAAAAGGCAGAAATATGAGCGCATCAGTGAGAAGAAAATGTCTACCCCCATCGAAGTCCTCTGCAAGGGATACCCCT CTGAATTTGCCACATACCTCAACTTCTGCCGTTCCCTGCGCTTCGACGACAAGCCGGACTACTCCTACCTGAGACAGCTGTTCAGGAACTTGTTCCACAGACAAGGCTTTTCCTATGACTACGTGTTCGACTGGAATATGCTCAAGTTT GGTGCCAACAGAGCTGCAGAAGATGCAGAGCGCGAGAGGAGGGACAGAGAGGAGCGACTGAGACACACCAGGAACCCGGGCACCAGGGGCATTCCCTCTGCCTCTGGGAGACCAAGAGGAACGCAGGATGTCGCCCCCCCTACCCCACTAACCCCCACCTCTCACACCG CAAACACGTCGCCGCGCCCAGTGTCAGGGATGGACAGGGAACGGAAAGTCAGTATGAGATTGCACCGCGGAGCCCCCGTCAACATCTCCTCCTCTGACCTCACTGGGCGGCAGGACACCTCACGCATGTCCACGTCACAG AATAGCATTCCCTTCGATCACCACGGCAAGTAG
- the LOC136749962 gene encoding casein kinase I isoform X3 has product MELRVGNRYRLGRKIGSGSFGDIYLGTDISVGEEVAIKLECVKTKHPQLHIESKIYKMMQGGVGIPTIKWCGAEGDYNVMVMELLGPSLEDLFNFCSRKFSLKTVLLLADQMISRIEYIHSKNFIHRDVKPDNFLMGLGKKGNLVYIIDFGLAKKYRDARTHQHIPYRENKNLTGTARYASINTHLGIEQSRRDDLESLGYVLMYFNLGSLPWQGLKAATKRQKYERISEKKMSTPIEVLCKGYPSEFATYLNFCRSLRFDDKPDYSYLRQLFRNLFHRQGFSYDYVFDWNMLKFGANRAAEDAERERRDREERLRHTRNPGTRGIPSASGRPRGTQDVAPPTPLTPTSHTANTSPRPVSGMDRERKVSMRLHRGAPVNISSSDLTGRQDTSRMSTSQILSRVTPSGLQSAVPR; this is encoded by the exons atGGAACTGAGAGTGGGAAACAGATACAGACTGGGCAGGAAGATTGGAAGTGGATCTTTTGGAGATATTTATTTGG gcacTGATATTTCTGTTGGAGAAGAAGTTGCCATAAAGCTAGAAtgtgtgaaaacaaaacacCCTCAGCTGCACATCGAGAGCAAGATCTACAAAATGATGCAGGGGGGAG TTGGCATTCCCACGATCAAATGGTGTGGCGCTGAGGGAGATTATAACGTGATGGTCATGGAGTTACTGGGACCTAGTCTCGAGGACCTGTTCAACTTTTGCTCGCGGAAATTCAGCTTGAAGACAGTGTTGCTTCTAGCAGACCAGATG ATCAGCCGTATTGAGTATATCCACTCCAAGAACTTCATCCACAGAGATGTGAAACCAGACAACTTCTTGATGGGGCTGGGGAAAAAAGGCAACCTTGTTTACATCATTGACTTTGGTTTGGCCAAGAAATACCGGGATGCTCGCACACACCAGCACATCCCCTACCGTGAGAACAAGAACCTTACCGGCACGGCGCGCTACGCCTCCATCAACACACATCTGGGAATAG AGCAGTCCCGTCGAGATGACCTAGAGTCCCTGGGCTATGTGCTGATGTACTTCAACCTGGGCTCTCTGCCCTGGCAAGGCCTGAAAGCAGCCACCAAAAGGCAGAAATATGAGCGCATCAGTGAGAAGAAAATGTCTACCCCCATCGAAGTCCTCTGCAAGGGATACCCCT CTGAATTTGCCACATACCTCAACTTCTGCCGTTCCCTGCGCTTCGACGACAAGCCGGACTACTCCTACCTGAGACAGCTGTTCAGGAACTTGTTCCACAGACAAGGCTTTTCCTATGACTACGTGTTCGACTGGAATATGCTCAAGTTT GGTGCCAACAGAGCTGCAGAAGATGCAGAGCGCGAGAGGAGGGACAGAGAGGAGCGACTGAGACACACCAGGAACCCGGGCACCAGGGGCATTCCCTCTGCCTCTGGGAGACCAAGAGGAACGCAGGATGTCGCCCCCCCTACCCCACTAACCCCCACCTCTCACACCG CAAACACGTCGCCGCGCCCAGTGTCAGGGATGGACAGGGAACGGAAAGTCAGTATGAGATTGCACCGCGGAGCCCCCGTCAACATCTCCTCCTCTGACCTCACTGGGCGGCAGGACACCTCACGCATGTCCACGTCACAG ATCCTGTCTCGTGTGACCCCCAGCGGTCTCCAGTCTGCTGTACCTCGATGA
- the LOC136749962 gene encoding casein kinase I isoform X1, producing the protein MELRVGNRYRLGRKIGSGSFGDIYLGKQATEATSSGSTKGTDISVGEEVAIKLECVKTKHPQLHIESKIYKMMQGGVGIPTIKWCGAEGDYNVMVMELLGPSLEDLFNFCSRKFSLKTVLLLADQMISRIEYIHSKNFIHRDVKPDNFLMGLGKKGNLVYIIDFGLAKKYRDARTHQHIPYRENKNLTGTARYASINTHLGIEQSRRDDLESLGYVLMYFNLGSLPWQGLKAATKRQKYERISEKKMSTPIEVLCKGYPSEFATYLNFCRSLRFDDKPDYSYLRQLFRNLFHRQGFSYDYVFDWNMLKFGANRAAEDAERERRDREERLRHTRNPGTRGIPSASGRPRGTQDVAPPTPLTPTSHTANTSPRPVSGMDRERKVSMRLHRGAPVNISSSDLTGRQDTSRMSTSQILSRVTPSGLQSAVPR; encoded by the exons atGGAACTGAGAGTGGGAAACAGATACAGACTGGGCAGGAAGATTGGAAGTGGATCTTTTGGAGATATTTATTTGG GAAAACAAGCTACAGAAGCTACTAGCAGTGGCAGCACAAAAG gcacTGATATTTCTGTTGGAGAAGAAGTTGCCATAAAGCTAGAAtgtgtgaaaacaaaacacCCTCAGCTGCACATCGAGAGCAAGATCTACAAAATGATGCAGGGGGGAG TTGGCATTCCCACGATCAAATGGTGTGGCGCTGAGGGAGATTATAACGTGATGGTCATGGAGTTACTGGGACCTAGTCTCGAGGACCTGTTCAACTTTTGCTCGCGGAAATTCAGCTTGAAGACAGTGTTGCTTCTAGCAGACCAGATG ATCAGCCGTATTGAGTATATCCACTCCAAGAACTTCATCCACAGAGATGTGAAACCAGACAACTTCTTGATGGGGCTGGGGAAAAAAGGCAACCTTGTTTACATCATTGACTTTGGTTTGGCCAAGAAATACCGGGATGCTCGCACACACCAGCACATCCCCTACCGTGAGAACAAGAACCTTACCGGCACGGCGCGCTACGCCTCCATCAACACACATCTGGGAATAG AGCAGTCCCGTCGAGATGACCTAGAGTCCCTGGGCTATGTGCTGATGTACTTCAACCTGGGCTCTCTGCCCTGGCAAGGCCTGAAAGCAGCCACCAAAAGGCAGAAATATGAGCGCATCAGTGAGAAGAAAATGTCTACCCCCATCGAAGTCCTCTGCAAGGGATACCCCT CTGAATTTGCCACATACCTCAACTTCTGCCGTTCCCTGCGCTTCGACGACAAGCCGGACTACTCCTACCTGAGACAGCTGTTCAGGAACTTGTTCCACAGACAAGGCTTTTCCTATGACTACGTGTTCGACTGGAATATGCTCAAGTTT GGTGCCAACAGAGCTGCAGAAGATGCAGAGCGCGAGAGGAGGGACAGAGAGGAGCGACTGAGACACACCAGGAACCCGGGCACCAGGGGCATTCCCTCTGCCTCTGGGAGACCAAGAGGAACGCAGGATGTCGCCCCCCCTACCCCACTAACCCCCACCTCTCACACCG CAAACACGTCGCCGCGCCCAGTGTCAGGGATGGACAGGGAACGGAAAGTCAGTATGAGATTGCACCGCGGAGCCCCCGTCAACATCTCCTCCTCTGACCTCACTGGGCGGCAGGACACCTCACGCATGTCCACGTCACAG ATCCTGTCTCGTGTGACCCCCAGCGGTCTCCAGTCTGCTGTACCTCGATGA